The Methanobacterium lacus genome includes a region encoding these proteins:
- a CDS encoding pseudomurein-binding repeat-containing protein, with protein sequence MLVGMVLIFNVSGVSAATTSSSTTINHTKTVTAKQTAVKINFTPSQINTAASKVKTYYETNHKLPCYVNINNHKVTMPQFLQLVTDNIYQLSNKKSNSITLKNVTAPSKPVENVKTGQLTQAQYISLAKTTRNYIYTKGAAPNNVNSSLGTIKFQNLVYSFSKVLAFQATNNRLPNYVSVTSLTQISTSTVKNGSNAQAIVDSIGYAEAKFEDIQGQSSPCVMDQCGYGDCWADSGWLYNKLSKAGIAVRVIGHTKGSYPLHRWIEINIGNGWKTWDYAKYNSQHHGPTGSGDYVVKSSV encoded by the coding sequence ATGCTGGTGGGCATGGTACTGATTTTTAATGTAAGTGGGGTTTCTGCAGCTACAACAAGCAGTTCAACCACCATAAATCACACCAAAACAGTAACAGCGAAACAAACAGCTGTTAAAATTAATTTCACACCGAGTCAAATTAACACTGCAGCATCTAAAGTTAAAACTTACTACGAAACAAATCATAAATTACCTTGCTACGTGAACATAAACAACCACAAAGTCACGATGCCACAGTTCCTTCAGTTAGTTACAGACAACATATATCAACTAAGTAACAAAAAATCAAACTCCATAACACTCAAAAACGTAACAGCACCATCAAAACCCGTTGAAAATGTAAAAACAGGACAGTTAACTCAGGCACAGTACATCAGTCTGGCTAAAACTACAAGAAACTACATCTACACCAAAGGTGCAGCACCAAACAATGTAAACAGTTCACTTGGAACCATTAAATTCCAGAACCTGGTTTATAGTTTCAGTAAAGTTCTGGCATTTCAAGCAACAAACAACAGGTTACCAAACTACGTTTCAGTAACATCACTCACACAGATCAGCACATCAACTGTTAAAAACGGTTCTAATGCTCAGGCAATAGTTGATTCTATAGGATATGCTGAAGCTAAATTTGAAGATATTCAGGGCCAGTCAAGTCCATGTGTCATGGATCAATGCGGTTACGGAGATTGCTGGGCAGATAGCGGATGGTTGTACAACAAATTATCCAAGGCAGGAATAGCTGTAAGGGTCATTGGACACACAAAAGGAAGTTACCCACTCCACAGATGGATAGAAATCAACATAGGTAACGGATGGAAAACTTGGGATTATGCCAAGTACAACTCCCAACACCACGGACCGACTGGTAGTGGAGATTACGTTGTAAAATCCTCAGTGTAA
- a CDS encoding zinc-ribbon domain-containing protein: MTNCKNCGTEISKKNKFCPECGILTGNIDENSSDRIYDDEIRTNRIENEIKLGQGECCGNCEHSNDWGYECSGKCKLHEIYVSLDQKCKDFSSKQK; this comes from the coding sequence ATGACCAATTGTAAAAACTGTGGAACTGAAATATCAAAAAAGAATAAATTCTGTCCAGAGTGTGGTATTTTAACAGGAAATATCGATGAAAACTCTTCTGATCGTATTTATGATGATGAAATAAGAACCAACAGAATTGAAAATGAAATAAAATTGGGTCAAGGAGAGTGTTGTGGAAACTGTGAACATTCAAATGATTGGGGCTATGAATGTTCAGGAAAATGTAAACTACATGAGATCTATGTGAGTTTGGATCAAAAATGCAAAGATTTTTCCTCTAAACAAAAATGA
- a CDS encoding response regulator gives MSRKDEWKSVEKILNNVFNEEDTENLVYSMKTSVKHEIEQIVKGFAKKINEPVEILLVGNDPKFMQEIISTFGRSNLITTIRFTGSIEEAHSMIFQQGVYTDFPIANIIIFDFPTLSGKNGIKILEEIMVKDSIIQNVPVFILNDDFEKVKHLAKYHPDLFLTKPDNFEEYKNVIEEIKEFWLTYI, from the coding sequence ATGAGTAGAAAAGATGAATGGAAATCTGTTGAAAAGATATTGAATAATGTTTTTAATGAGGAAGACACAGAAAACCTGGTATATTCAATGAAAACTTCTGTTAAACATGAAATTGAACAAATTGTGAAAGGATTTGCAAAGAAGATCAATGAACCAGTTGAAATTCTGTTGGTTGGAAACGATCCCAAATTTATGCAAGAAATAATTTCCACCTTTGGAAGATCAAATCTGATAACAACTATCAGGTTTACTGGAAGTATTGAAGAAGCGCATAGCATGATATTTCAACAGGGAGTTTATACAGATTTTCCCATAGCAAACATAATAATATTTGATTTCCCCACATTATCTGGGAAGAATGGAATAAAAATCTTAGAGGAGATAATGGTGAAGGATAGCATAATACAAAATGTTCCTGTATTTATCTTAAATGATGATTTTGAAAAAGTTAAACATCTTGCCAAGTATCATCCAGATTTATTCTTAACTAAACCCGATAACTTTGAAGAATACAAAAACGTGATAGAAGAGATAAAGGAATTCTGGCTCACATATATCTAA